The Skermanella pratensis genome has a window encoding:
- a CDS encoding methyl-accepting chemotaxis protein yields the protein MPDPNAAQGAAGITGRFGIRQKALILIGATMLLSGASSIGITLHRSEQAAYSDLETRADIIAALQARSAAIPLFDFDFEQVTELVKAAAGDPDYLASFVRDPKGKVVAAVGDLDATEGFIEVVREIRGGAGGQSARIGEYVLRLKTARTDAHLRSQAMVQIGGGVAALVIVMAILYAIIASFSGPLEKLTRLVGRLAYGDHGVTVPDTGRGDEIGAMARAVDVLKTKAQARERLEAEKIASQAAEAARASRLTDLAAAFDSRVELVVAEVSGTAGQMKAGAEGVLDGVLAVDRRNSTVAAAAARASQSVSIASAAAEELTTSIQVIAESVGQSVLVSGRAIGKADETRRTVESLAEAAHKIGEVTDLINQIAGQTNLLALNATIEAARAGEAGKGFAVVASEVKSLANQTARATEEIAGQIRAIQAVTQETVAAMQQISAAITDLNDRSGQISAAISEQLGATTEIAVQVSGAAEGAETVALTIQEAAGASHEVSTAARETVQLAAKLQERFSALRSEVRQFLDSVKAA from the coding sequence ATGCCCGACCCAAACGCTGCACAGGGAGCCGCCGGAATCACCGGCCGGTTCGGTATCCGCCAGAAGGCGCTGATCCTGATCGGCGCGACCATGCTGCTGTCGGGCGCATCATCGATCGGCATCACGCTCCACCGGTCCGAGCAGGCGGCCTATTCCGACCTGGAAACCCGAGCCGACATCATCGCCGCGCTACAGGCGCGGTCCGCGGCCATTCCCTTGTTCGATTTCGACTTCGAGCAGGTCACGGAACTGGTCAAGGCGGCGGCCGGGGACCCCGATTATCTCGCCAGCTTCGTGCGCGATCCCAAGGGGAAGGTCGTCGCCGCCGTCGGCGACCTGGACGCGACCGAGGGCTTCATCGAGGTCGTCCGGGAAATCCGCGGCGGTGCCGGCGGGCAATCGGCCAGGATCGGCGAATACGTGCTGCGGCTGAAGACGGCGCGGACCGATGCGCACCTGCGCTCACAGGCGATGGTCCAGATCGGCGGCGGCGTCGCGGCCCTGGTGATCGTCATGGCGATCCTTTACGCCATCATCGCCTCCTTCAGCGGTCCCCTGGAGAAACTGACGCGGCTGGTCGGGCGGCTGGCCTATGGAGATCATGGCGTCACCGTTCCGGATACCGGCCGCGGCGACGAGATCGGCGCCATGGCCCGCGCGGTCGATGTGCTGAAGACCAAGGCGCAGGCGCGGGAGCGGTTGGAGGCCGAGAAGATCGCGTCCCAGGCGGCTGAAGCGGCGCGGGCGAGCCGCCTGACCGATCTGGCCGCGGCTTTCGACAGCCGCGTCGAACTGGTCGTCGCTGAGGTTTCCGGGACCGCCGGCCAGATGAAGGCCGGCGCGGAGGGCGTGCTCGACGGCGTTCTGGCCGTCGACCGGCGAAACAGCACGGTCGCCGCCGCGGCCGCGCGGGCATCCCAAAGCGTGTCCATCGCGAGTGCCGCCGCGGAGGAGCTGACCACTTCCATCCAGGTCATCGCCGAAAGCGTCGGCCAGTCGGTGCTGGTTTCGGGCCGTGCCATCGGCAAGGCGGACGAGACCCGGCGGACCGTCGAATCCCTGGCGGAGGCCGCGCACAAGATCGGCGAGGTGACCGACCTCATCAACCAGATCGCGGGGCAGACCAACCTGCTGGCGCTCAACGCGACGATCGAGGCCGCCCGGGCCGGAGAGGCGGGGAAGGGATTCGCCGTCGTCGCATCGGAGGTCAAGAGCCTGGCCAACCAGACGGCGCGGGCGACCGAGGAGATCGCCGGCCAGATCCGGGCGATCCAGGCCGTGACGCAGGAAACGGTCGCCGCGATGCAGCAGATTTCCGCCGCCATCACCGATTTGAACGACCGTTCCGGCCAGATCTCCGCGGCCATCAGCGAGCAGCTCGGCGCCACCACCGAGATCGCGGTCCAGGTCAGCGGCGCGGCCGAAGGTGCGGAGACGGTCGCCCTGACGATCCAGGAGGCCGCCGGCGCCTCCCATGAGGTATCGACCGCCGCGCGGGAGACGGTGCAACTCGCGGCGAAGCTGCAGGAGCGGTTCAGCGCGCTGCGCAGCGAAGTCCGCCAGTTCTTGGACTCGGTGAAGGCGGCCTGA
- a CDS encoding ATP-binding protein, translating to MPVGTEKLWGVLRGLRLRLMLLVCCGVIPLSLLVLTLLEQQRQQILAGARDEVMSLAREAGMRQGEVLAQVRGLLQALTAIPALREFDEGTCSGMLGEIVQHQPGLTSLWIARPDGSVPCSDQPAGLALNMAKRAYFQVAVSQDRFVVSDYLIGRVSGRPVLAAALPFRSPDGRIGGVALGGVDISWLQRLAEQVVNAKDISLVLVDGHGTLLAHGSASAPSNPPVGSKVADHPLIATMLASADGSVESPDLSGVSRLFAHVVLPGTDARLAVGIERDAVLAQVDRQRTISLVTLLLVTAASLTAAALAGEVLVLRWLNRLRDAAARLGRGDLSVRAPLPPGGELRELAGAFNDMGDSLEQREQSRSESEARFRDMAEVSSDWFWETGEDNRFTYISRGINLTGAGQDLFVGALREELAAPVIDDADRGKWDRYRADVRARRPFRDFTYRIIMPNGSIRHLSTSGKPVFDRMGRFTGYRGVGRDVTRDVEAEQAVRKAREAAEAANQAKSQFLAIMSHELRTPMTGVLGTIDLLSDTGLTTDQAQWLAIMRTSAETLMTVLNDILDFSKIEAGQLQFEQVAFRLGTVTREVTGLYAKLAADKGLTFTVLLDGLHADEVRGDPVRLRQVLFNLVGNAVKFTERGRIEIRVSETPSDSDGVIVRFEVEDTGIGLSEEERGHLFQAFSQADATTTRRFGGTGLGLAICKRLVEGMGGDIGVDSVPGAGSTFWFTVSLERCALPAPVPRPDHGDPAIPPRRVLLAEDDDLNRLLIATMIRRMGHDVRTAEDGARAVEEAAEGNFDIAILDLQMPVMTGLEAARRIRGMQGHVAELPLVALTADAMPERHEELQAAGFNQCLTKPVDLRKLAEVIGELAQVADELPSQAVR from the coding sequence ATGCCGGTGGGAACCGAAAAGCTGTGGGGAGTTCTGCGCGGGCTTCGATTGCGCCTGATGCTTCTGGTATGCTGCGGCGTCATTCCTTTGTCTCTCCTGGTCCTGACGCTCCTGGAACAGCAGCGCCAGCAGATTTTGGCCGGCGCGCGCGACGAAGTCATGAGCTTGGCGCGCGAGGCGGGCATGCGGCAGGGCGAGGTTCTCGCCCAGGTGCGCGGACTGCTCCAGGCTCTCACGGCGATTCCGGCCCTGCGGGAGTTCGACGAGGGAACCTGCAGCGGGATGCTGGGCGAGATCGTCCAACACCAGCCGGGGCTGACGTCGCTCTGGATCGCGCGGCCCGACGGCAGCGTGCCGTGCAGCGACCAGCCTGCGGGCCTTGCCCTGAACATGGCCAAGCGCGCCTATTTCCAGGTCGCAGTGTCACAGGACAGGTTCGTCGTCAGCGACTACCTGATCGGCCGGGTCAGCGGCCGGCCGGTCCTGGCTGCCGCCTTGCCGTTCCGCAGCCCGGATGGTCGGATCGGAGGAGTGGCACTGGGCGGCGTCGATATAAGCTGGCTCCAGAGGCTGGCGGAGCAGGTCGTCAATGCCAAGGATATAAGCCTGGTTCTGGTCGACGGGCACGGCACCTTGCTGGCCCACGGTTCGGCCTCGGCGCCGTCCAATCCGCCGGTCGGGTCGAAAGTCGCGGATCATCCGCTGATCGCCACCATGCTCGCGAGCGCTGACGGCAGCGTCGAATCCCCCGACCTCTCCGGCGTCAGCCGCCTGTTCGCCCATGTGGTGCTTCCCGGAACGGACGCGAGGCTGGCGGTGGGGATCGAGCGCGACGCCGTCCTGGCCCAGGTCGACCGGCAGCGCACCATCAGCCTGGTGACCCTGCTTCTGGTGACGGCGGCGTCCCTGACGGCCGCGGCTCTGGCCGGGGAAGTGCTGGTGCTGCGCTGGCTCAATCGCCTGCGGGACGCGGCGGCAAGGCTGGGGCGGGGCGACCTGTCGGTCCGGGCGCCGCTGCCTCCCGGTGGTGAGCTGCGGGAGCTGGCCGGCGCCTTCAACGACATGGGCGACAGCCTGGAACAGCGCGAGCAGAGCCGCAGCGAATCGGAGGCCCGGTTCCGCGACATGGCCGAGGTATCGAGCGACTGGTTTTGGGAAACCGGGGAGGACAACCGGTTCACCTATATCTCCAGGGGCATCAACCTGACCGGCGCCGGTCAGGATCTTTTCGTGGGAGCGCTGAGGGAAGAGCTTGCCGCCCCGGTGATCGATGACGCCGACCGCGGGAAATGGGACCGCTACAGGGCGGATGTCCGGGCTCGCCGCCCGTTCCGCGACTTCACCTACCGGATCATCATGCCCAACGGATCGATCCGGCACCTGTCGACCAGCGGCAAGCCCGTGTTCGACCGGATGGGCAGGTTCACCGGCTATCGTGGCGTCGGACGGGACGTGACCCGCGATGTGGAGGCGGAGCAGGCGGTAAGGAAGGCGCGGGAAGCGGCCGAAGCGGCGAACCAGGCCAAGTCGCAGTTCCTGGCGATCATGAGTCATGAACTGCGGACACCCATGACCGGCGTGCTCGGCACGATCGACCTGCTGTCCGACACCGGCCTGACCACCGACCAGGCCCAGTGGTTGGCCATCATGCGGACGTCGGCCGAGACACTGATGACCGTTCTGAACGACATTCTTGATTTCTCGAAGATCGAGGCGGGCCAACTCCAGTTCGAGCAGGTCGCATTCCGACTCGGCACCGTGACCCGCGAAGTCACCGGCCTGTACGCCAAGCTGGCGGCGGACAAGGGTTTGACGTTCACGGTGCTCCTGGACGGACTGCACGCGGACGAAGTGCGTGGCGACCCGGTCCGGTTGCGCCAGGTTCTGTTCAATTTGGTCGGCAACGCCGTCAAGTTCACCGAACGGGGGCGGATCGAGATCCGCGTCTCGGAGACGCCTTCCGACTCCGATGGCGTGATCGTCCGGTTCGAGGTCGAGGACACCGGGATCGGCCTCAGCGAGGAGGAGCGCGGTCATCTCTTCCAGGCGTTCTCCCAGGCCGACGCGACCACGACCCGCCGATTCGGGGGGACGGGCCTCGGCTTGGCGATCTGCAAGCGTCTCGTCGAGGGCATGGGCGGAGACATCGGGGTCGACAGCGTTCCCGGCGCGGGATCGACCTTCTGGTTCACGGTCAGCCTGGAACGTTGCGCCTTACCCGCGCCGGTGCCCCGCCCGGATCACGGCGATCCGGCCATTCCTCCCAGGCGCGTGCTGCTCGCCGAAGACGACGATCTCAACCGCCTGCTGATCGCGACCATGATCCGGCGCATGGGGCACGACGTCCGGACCGCCGAGGACGGCGCGCGGGCCGTGGAGGAGGCGGCGGAGGGCAACTTCGATATCGCCATCCTGGATCTCCAGATGCCGGTGATGACCGGGCTGGAGGCCGCCCGGCGGATTCGGGGGATGCAGGGGCACGTGGCGGAACTGCCGCTGGTGGCGCTCACCGCCGACGCCATGCCCGAACGGCACGAGGAGCTTCAGGCGGCCGGCTTCAACCAGTGCCTGACCAAGCCGGTCGACCTGCGCAAGCTGGCCGAGGTGATCGGCGAACTTGCGCAGGTGGCGGACGAACTGCCCTCCCAGGCGGTTCGATGA
- a CDS encoding DUF2934 domain-containing protein — MRQRAYEIWQREGCPEGREADHWALAKEEIAIEDNQTQTLVPNPSQGGDDTVVHPESVEPLLAAESLGEDIGGPTNQSDEQPLPKRTRTRRSSAAAGDTVETAPAPSETAGTAKAPRARKAKSKE, encoded by the coding sequence GTGAGACAACGGGCCTACGAGATCTGGCAGCGCGAAGGCTGCCCGGAAGGACGGGAAGCTGATCACTGGGCGCTGGCCAAGGAAGAGATCGCGATCGAGGACAACCAGACCCAGACGCTGGTGCCGAATCCGTCGCAAGGCGGCGACGATACCGTCGTCCATCCCGAGTCCGTCGAACCGCTGCTTGCGGCGGAGAGCCTGGGGGAGGATATCGGCGGCCCGACCAACCAGTCGGATGAGCAGCCCCTGCCCAAACGCACCCGGACCCGCCGCTCGTCCGCTGCCGCCGGCGATACCGTGGAAACCGCCCCCGCCCCATCGGAAACAGCCGGTACGGCCAAGGCGCCCCGGGCCCGGAAGGCCAAATCCAAGGAATAG
- a CDS encoding response regulator, with protein MLEVEIRHPSASAPKGWGTPPSGFRTNILVVDDDAAVCQAFAFTLEDLGCSVVAVTGIYEAFTLIASRGFVPDLIIADQGLGDGMTGLEAIRLCRARFGKRVPACIVTGDTTQEALRDLSAEEIGCLAKPIGSAELQALVDPAAGQPCTGLRRQSDFRPAWQR; from the coding sequence GTGCTGGAAGTGGAGATAAGACATCCAAGCGCTTCAGCGCCGAAGGGGTGGGGGACCCCGCCGTCCGGTTTTCGGACCAACATCCTGGTCGTGGACGACGATGCCGCGGTTTGCCAAGCCTTCGCCTTCACGCTGGAGGACCTGGGCTGTTCAGTGGTCGCGGTCACCGGCATTTATGAGGCGTTCACCCTGATCGCCAGCCGGGGGTTCGTTCCCGACCTCATCATCGCCGACCAAGGCCTCGGAGACGGCATGACCGGCCTCGAAGCCATCCGCCTGTGTCGGGCTCGATTCGGCAAGCGGGTTCCGGCCTGCATCGTGACGGGAGATACCACGCAGGAGGCTCTGCGCGATCTGTCCGCCGAGGAAATCGGCTGCCTCGCCAAACCGATCGGGTCAGCGGAACTGCAGGCCCTCGTTGACCCCGCAGCCGGGCAGCCCTGCACAGGCTTGCGCAGGCAATCGGATTTTCGACCGGCTTGGCAACGATGA
- a CDS encoding monovalent cation:proton antiporter-2 (CPA2) family protein codes for MHATQDLHDVLIVLAAAILVVPIFQRLRSSPVLGYLVAGMLIGPAGLAIVSDVSGMTVLANFGVVFLLFTIGLELSIERLKAIRLHVFGLGTLQVVVTAALFYFAARWLGQPREAAAILAGGLALSSTAIVLQILVERGELPTRHGRVAFAILLLQDLAVVPLLTLVPLLAADGARLAGALGIAALKAVAALLLILIVGRLILRPALRAVAAAKSPELFTGVTLLVVLSVSYLTEIAGLSMALGAFLAGLLIAETEYRHQVEGDIEPFRGILLALFFMTVGMTIDLGLVVREAPLVLSLVTALVLGKAVVLTVLCRAFGFPTAVSAQVGLSLGQGGEFAFVLFSLAMALGVLGGEVGQLMLAVVALTMALTPFLMVAGRWLAGLLTPRVGPAELRRLEEDARDFKGHVIIAGFGRVGQTIARLLEAQRLPYMAFDLEPSRVAEGRARGLPIYYGDASRAEVLKAAGVNRARAAVVTLDQPQAAERAVEAIRRLCPLLDIHARARDHEHQAHLREAGATHVVPEMMEGSLRLGGLLLRSLGRSPEEVAEQLEEFRLEAYAKLTNLILPKSKRLTSTPSKDEKMQQGQHGRFQDHENP; via the coding sequence ATGCACGCCACCCAAGACCTTCACGATGTCCTGATCGTCCTCGCCGCCGCCATCCTGGTGGTGCCGATCTTCCAGCGGCTGCGCTCCAGCCCGGTGCTGGGGTATCTCGTGGCGGGAATGCTGATCGGCCCGGCCGGGCTGGCGATCGTCTCCGACGTTTCCGGCATGACCGTCCTGGCCAACTTCGGAGTCGTGTTCCTGCTCTTCACCATCGGACTCGAACTGTCGATCGAGCGGCTGAAGGCGATCCGGCTCCACGTCTTCGGCCTGGGCACGCTCCAGGTCGTCGTCACCGCGGCGCTGTTCTATTTCGCCGCCCGCTGGCTGGGTCAGCCACGCGAGGCTGCGGCGATCCTGGCTGGTGGCCTGGCGCTGTCGTCCACCGCCATCGTGCTGCAGATCCTGGTGGAACGCGGCGAGCTGCCGACCCGGCACGGCCGCGTGGCCTTCGCGATCCTGCTGCTCCAGGACTTGGCCGTGGTCCCGTTGCTGACCCTCGTGCCGCTGCTGGCGGCCGACGGCGCCCGCCTCGCCGGCGCGCTCGGCATCGCCGCGCTGAAGGCGGTCGCGGCGCTTCTCCTGATCCTGATCGTCGGACGGCTGATCCTGCGGCCGGCGCTGCGCGCCGTCGCCGCGGCGAAGTCGCCCGAGCTGTTCACCGGCGTGACGCTGCTGGTCGTGCTCAGCGTAAGCTACCTGACGGAGATCGCCGGGCTGTCGATGGCGCTGGGCGCCTTCCTGGCCGGTTTGCTGATCGCGGAGACCGAGTACCGCCATCAGGTCGAGGGCGACATCGAGCCGTTCCGCGGGATCCTGCTCGCCCTGTTCTTCATGACCGTCGGCATGACGATCGACCTGGGGCTGGTCGTCCGGGAAGCGCCCCTGGTGCTGTCGCTGGTCACGGCGCTGGTGCTCGGCAAGGCGGTCGTGCTGACCGTGCTGTGCCGCGCCTTCGGCTTCCCGACGGCGGTCTCGGCCCAGGTCGGGCTCAGCCTCGGCCAGGGCGGCGAATTCGCCTTCGTCCTGTTCAGCTTGGCGATGGCCTTGGGCGTGCTGGGAGGCGAGGTGGGCCAGCTCATGCTGGCGGTCGTGGCGCTCACCATGGCGCTGACCCCGTTCCTCATGGTGGCCGGCCGCTGGCTCGCCGGTTTGCTGACCCCGCGGGTCGGCCCGGCCGAACTCCGCCGGCTGGAGGAGGACGCGCGCGACTTCAAGGGCCACGTGATCATCGCCGGGTTCGGGCGGGTCGGCCAGACCATCGCCAGGCTGCTGGAAGCGCAGCGCCTGCCCTACATGGCTTTCGACCTGGAACCTTCGCGAGTCGCGGAAGGCAGAGCGCGCGGCCTGCCGATCTATTACGGCGACGCCAGCCGGGCCGAGGTCCTGAAGGCCGCCGGTGTCAACCGCGCCCGCGCCGCCGTGGTGACGCTCGACCAGCCCCAGGCGGCCGAACGGGCGGTCGAGGCGATCCGGCGGCTGTGCCCCCTGCTCGACATCCACGCGCGTGCACGGGATCATGAGCATCAGGCCCACCTGCGCGAGGCCGGTGCTACCCACGTGGTCCCGGAGATGATGGAAGGCAGCCTCCGGCTCGGCGGCCTGCTGCTTCGCTCACTCGGCCGCTCGCCCGAGGAAGTCGCGGAACAGCTGGAAGAGTTCCGGCTGGAGGCTTACGCGAAGCTGACCAACCTGATTCTCCCCAAATCGAAACGGCTTACGTCCACGCCGTCAAAAGATGAAAAAATGCAGCAAGGACAGCACGGGCGTTTTCAGGATCATGAGAACCCTTGA
- a CDS encoding MFS transporter, which yields MRPSVSTAGFGGILRALRNPNYGLYTAGNAVSLIGTWMQRIAVGWLTWQLTGSGAWLGAIAFADLFPTVFVGPFAGAVADRWDRLRVTKVSQALAMVQAITLFALTWFDLMTIELLFALTVALGVIAGFNQPARLALIPSLVRREDLPAAVAINSIIFNSARFVGPAVAGLMIVTGGLASAFAVNALTFVLFLVALSRIRLPAEPPAPPRVRNSLFRDVGDGIRYTAFHEGIAPMMILLIAVCLCVRPVVELLPGFAAAVFASGAGGLAVLTSTIGAGAVLGGLWLVRRSDSGGLTGIALGNTLVLSLALLAFVSTDQWWVAIPSLGVLGACMVVTGVGTQTLLQLSVAGEMRGRVLSLYGVIFRGGPALGALIVGVASERFGLRIPLAASAGLAVLAWLWTWSGRARIVRALEPGRHAD from the coding sequence TTGCGCCCGTCCGTCTCTACCGCCGGATTCGGTGGAATCCTCCGAGCCCTGCGCAATCCCAACTATGGCCTCTACACCGCCGGCAATGCGGTGTCCCTGATCGGCACGTGGATGCAGCGGATAGCGGTCGGCTGGCTCACTTGGCAGTTGACCGGCTCGGGTGCGTGGCTCGGGGCCATCGCGTTTGCCGACCTGTTCCCGACCGTGTTCGTCGGCCCCTTCGCCGGGGCGGTGGCAGACCGGTGGGATCGCCTGCGCGTCACGAAGGTCAGCCAAGCGCTCGCCATGGTCCAGGCGATCACCCTGTTCGCGCTCACCTGGTTCGATCTGATGACAATCGAGCTGCTGTTCGCCCTGACGGTGGCGCTTGGCGTCATCGCCGGCTTCAACCAGCCGGCCCGGCTGGCGCTGATCCCCAGCCTGGTGCGGCGCGAGGACCTGCCGGCGGCCGTCGCGATCAACTCGATCATCTTCAATTCGGCCCGGTTCGTCGGTCCGGCGGTCGCCGGACTGATGATCGTGACCGGGGGCCTGGCATCCGCTTTCGCCGTCAACGCCCTCACCTTCGTGCTTTTCCTGGTGGCGCTGTCCCGCATCCGCCTGCCGGCCGAGCCGCCCGCACCGCCACGGGTGCGGAATTCGCTGTTCCGCGACGTGGGGGACGGCATCCGCTATACCGCGTTCCATGAGGGCATCGCGCCGATGATGATCCTGCTGATCGCGGTCTGCCTCTGCGTCCGTCCGGTGGTGGAATTGCTGCCGGGTTTCGCGGCGGCGGTCTTCGCGTCGGGAGCGGGCGGGCTGGCCGTGCTCACCTCCACCATCGGTGCCGGTGCGGTACTGGGCGGCCTCTGGCTTGTCCGGCGGAGCGATTCCGGCGGGCTGACCGGCATCGCCCTCGGCAATACCCTTGTGCTGTCGCTCGCTCTGCTGGCCTTCGTCTCCACGGACCAGTGGTGGGTGGCTATCCCCTCGCTCGGCGTCCTGGGAGCCTGCATGGTGGTCACCGGCGTCGGCACCCAGACGCTCCTCCAGTTGTCAGTGGCCGGCGAGATGAGGGGCAGGGTGCTGAGCCTCTACGGCGTCATCTTCCGCGGGGGGCCGGCGCTCGGCGCGTTGATTGTCGGGGTGGCATCGGAGCGGTTCGGTCTCCGGATCCCGCTTGCGGCAAGCGCGGGTCTTGCCGTGCTGGCATGGCTATGGACATGGTCCGGGCGCGCTCGGATCGTCCGGGCGTTGGAGCCGGGAAGGCATGCGGACTGA
- a CDS encoding LuxR C-terminal-related transcriptional regulator, producing the protein MTPTLLIDPHRLFRQGLMRLLEGSRYQVVAEHASIEEALASRFSESRPEPRLIVLDPGADRPQSLQALRSAMPDARLVMLTSNLQTDRLRQAVEAHADGYLTKDHDPGELTAALDRVMDGQILLPAGLTPFRIPVSKPAAPRGLTAREAEILRRLVNGDSNRMIADHLSLSEMVVKASVKQLLRKIKAANRTQAALWAIHQGLDRPQALSA; encoded by the coding sequence ATGACCCCGACATTGCTGATCGACCCGCACCGCCTGTTCCGCCAGGGCCTGATGCGCCTGCTGGAAGGCTCGCGCTACCAGGTGGTTGCCGAGCATGCGAGCATCGAGGAGGCGCTGGCATCCCGGTTCTCGGAGAGCAGGCCGGAGCCTCGGCTGATCGTCCTCGACCCCGGCGCGGACAGGCCCCAGTCGCTCCAGGCCCTGCGCTCCGCAATGCCGGATGCCCGCCTTGTGATGCTGACTTCCAATCTCCAGACAGACCGCCTGCGGCAGGCCGTCGAGGCGCACGCCGACGGTTATCTCACCAAGGACCATGATCCCGGCGAACTGACCGCGGCGCTCGACCGCGTGATGGACGGGCAAATCCTGCTCCCCGCCGGACTGACACCCTTCAGGATTCCCGTCTCCAAGCCGGCGGCGCCTCGCGGGCTGACCGCCCGCGAGGCCGAGATCCTGCGCCGCCTGGTCAATGGCGACAGCAACCGGATGATCGCCGACCACCTGTCGCTCAGCGAGATGGTGGTCAAGGCTTCGGTCAAGCAGCTGCTGCGCAAGATCAAGGCCGCGAACAGGACCCAGGCCGCGCTGTGGGCGATCCATCAGGGTCTCGACCGGCCGCAGGCGCTCAGCGCCTGA
- a CDS encoding substrate-binding periplasmic protein, translating into MHRYLATSGLWPLRAVALLLLVGAAWAFPAQAKPLKVVYVELPPYTYTDPDGTPKGSLVGLTQKVAADAGVDYASESVPARRLFQGIAAGEYDMFIGIKTPEAFQGTTVASRSVIARIDLHAWSIGAVPEVRTKEDLAGKQVIVLTGYSYGGWRSYFEDPANRVQMIEARTPEQALQLLVAGRAPVLLQYQLPMEQALDGKRPPDLRSSLISSLDCHFVVSLKHPDAAELVGRLDASFEKLKAAGALP; encoded by the coding sequence ATGCATAGGTATCTTGCCACATCGGGGTTATGGCCGTTGCGGGCCGTGGCGCTCCTCCTGCTGGTCGGCGCGGCATGGGCATTTCCGGCGCAGGCCAAGCCTTTGAAGGTCGTTTACGTGGAGCTGCCTCCCTACACCTATACTGATCCCGACGGCACTCCCAAGGGAAGCCTGGTCGGTCTGACGCAGAAGGTCGCAGCCGACGCCGGGGTGGACTATGCCTCGGAGTCGGTTCCGGCGCGGCGCCTGTTCCAGGGCATCGCCGCGGGTGAATACGACATGTTCATCGGCATCAAGACTCCCGAGGCGTTCCAGGGCACGACTGTCGCCAGCAGATCGGTGATCGCCAGGATCGATCTCCATGCCTGGTCGATCGGCGCGGTACCCGAGGTCAGGACCAAGGAGGATCTGGCCGGCAAGCAGGTGATCGTGCTGACCGGCTATTCCTACGGCGGATGGCGGAGCTATTTCGAAGATCCCGCCAACCGGGTCCAGATGATCGAGGCGAGAACTCCCGAGCAGGCGCTCCAGTTGCTGGTCGCGGGACGGGCGCCGGTCCTGCTTCAGTACCAGCTTCCGATGGAGCAGGCGCTGGACGGCAAGCGTCCGCCCGACCTGCGATCGAGCCTCATTTCCAGCCTGGACTGCCATTTCGTCGTTTCGCTGAAACATCCGGACGCGGCCGAACTGGTCGGCAGGCTGGATGCCAGCTTCGAAAAGCTCAAGGCGGCCGGCGCCTTGCCCTGA